GCTGGAGCGGATGGTTTCCACGTACTGACGCTGCTCGGCGCTCAGTTCCGACAATCCGAGCAGTTCGGCCATGCCCAGCACGCCGTTCAGGGGCGTGCGGATTTCATGGCTCATCATGGCCAGGAACTCGCCCTTCGCCTGCACTGCGGCTTCCGCCCGATCCACCGCCTGTTTCAGTTCGCGGGTCCGGTCGGCGACCTGGCGCTCCAGATCGCGCGCGGCCTTGCGCAGGTTCTCGTTGGCCTCGTACAGATCGAGACTCTTCTTCTCCAGCATCCGTTCGGCTTCCTCCCGCGCGATCCGCTCGCGGGCAAGCCGACGTTCGAGGCGGCCGACGCGGTCTTCCGCGCTTTCGCTCATTCGGTCCGGCGCAGGGAGAACACTTCGCCACCGTCGTGCGTGGTGGTCCGGTCGATCGAGACGGGCTGCCCGTAGTGGGCGATGCAGCCGTCGATCAGGCCTGCCGCGAGGTCGCCCATGCCACGGGGCGAGCGATAGACCATGGTCATGGAATCCGCGCTGTCGCGGTGGATCTCGAACCTGGGTAGTTCCGCATCCGGATAGAGCTTCAGCACCTCGACGTGGATGACGTTCTCGATGCGTTCAAGGAAGTCCAGCGCACCGGTGATGCCGGTGAAGAATCCCGGATACAGCTCGACGAAGCGTCCGAACAGGTGCTGTCCGAACGTGTGAAGAAGCTGCGGGACGGGAACGCCCGACCGGCGGGACAGCGCCACGACCATCGCCACGATTTCGCCGTGGTCATAGGTGCCCACGGCCGTGTACGCGCCCCCCGAAGGCGGGTCGGCGTCGTCGATGATGTCGTCGGCCATGTCGGGCGAGAACTTCGCCCCGACCATGTCCAGGAATTCGGTGAACACGACGCCCTTCATGGGTTCCTCCGGAATACGGTTGCAGGGAATGGCCCATCGAAGCGGGCACCTTCGACATTATCGACCTGGAAAAAACACCACTGAACCCCGCTTCCGATGTTACTGCGGGGGGCCGCGAACCGGAGAACCCGGCGGGAATGTCGCGATCTGCGGTCAGGCGGTGATCAGTCGAGCGTCTTCCAGCCGGGTGGCACGCGATCGGAAGGGCCCAGTGCGCTGTCGAGCACGGATGATTCGTCCAGCGCGGTTCCCTCTTTCCACGGCAAGGTGGAATGATAGATGTCCCAGCGGGCAGGCGAGGTGCGTCGAGCCAGGCTGATCTCGAAATCAAGACAGGCCCGGCGCTCGCCGCTGTCCAGACCGTCCAGCAGCGTGCCCAGGCTGGGCGCAGGAGAGAGTGCGCAGTCGCGCGGCCGGACACGCATCGCGAAATCCCCTGTGGCGAAGAGCCATGCCGGCGGCGTTCCATTGGCGCTCTCCAGCGCCGCCCACGACCCGACGCTGGAGGGTTGCCGTTCCCAGATCTCGAAGTAATCCTGCTCCACTCCGTATTCCAGCATCCGGTCGGGTGATTCGAATTCGATGCGCCCCACGTCGCTGAAACCCGAGGGTGGCTGATAGTCCACGCGGCGATGCCAGCGGCAGATGTCGTTCTCGACCGTCGTGACACCGGCGAATCCCTGCTGCGATGCCAGAGAACGCCAGGCCGCATCGCCCAGCATCTCCAGCGACCGTGCGCCGCCGATGTCCCGGTTCGCCGGCACGCGGATGTCGGCGTGCCAGCGCGGCGTCTGCAGCCAATACACGGTGGACGTCGTGTCGTCGCCCGAGGGCGTGCGCAGCAGTGTTCTCTTCCAGACGCCCAGGTACGGCGCCGGCACGGTCGCCTTCATTTCTTGAGCAGCGCCTGGATGAACTGGGTGTTCATCGTGTCCTCGCACTTGGGCAGCTTGGGGATCTGCTTCTTGGACAGCAGGATGTCGGCGATGGCCGCGCACGCCGTATAGAACGATTCCGGTTTGGGCGATCTGGTGAACGCCGTGAGCATCTCGGGCAGGGGCAGCGCGTGGATCGCCTGCTGCTGCTCCAGCACCTCGGCTTCGCTGATTCCCAGGGCCTTGCCGATCACCTTGGCGGCTTCGTTGGGTTTGGTGCGGATCATCTCCAGCGCGTCGAGATAGCCCCGCATCACGGCCTTGACCACTTCGGGACGGGTCTTCATCGCCTTGTCCGTGAAGACCAGCACATCCGACAGCAGCCCGGGCGCCTGCCTGGAGGAATAGATCACGTGGAACTTCTTGCCCCCTTCCATGGAGGTGATCTGCGACACCATCGGCTCGTAGGTCACGCCCACCTTCACCTGACCGGACGCCATGGCGGAAGGAACGGCTTCCGGACCGGCTCCGACGGATTGAACGTCGCTGTCCTTGAGCCCGTGCTTGCGCAGGGCGAAGGCGAGCAGGAAGTCCGAGGGAGACAGCGGCGCGTACGCGACCTTCTGCCCCTTGATCGAGGGAATGTCCTTGATGTCCACCGATGCCACCACGGCGTCGCCACCGTCGGAGAAGTCGAGCGGCATCACGGTGCGCATGGTGTCGCCCTTGGCCACCTGGCCCACCAGCTGGTCATAGGTGATGAGTCCGCCGTCGAGCGCGCCGCTCATGATGGCGCCCGGGAGGAGCGCCGGATCGGTGAAGTTCTGCAGCTGCACCTTGAGTCCGTACTTCTTCCACAGGTCGAGCGACTCCGCGATGTAGAGCGGTCCATAGCCGATCCAGGTGACCACACCCAGCTTGATCTGTTTGACGCCCTGGGCCCACGATGCCGCTGGTGCCGCGAGCAGAAGGAATGCCGCCAGTGCGGCCAGAGACTTTCCAACGAGACGGAACATGGAGGACTCCTTGCGATTCAGGGGGAAGAGGGAGAAAGCCGGGACGCCTGCCGCTTCTGGAATCGATCCCTCAGTGCCACTGGCTCGCCGCCATCGTTCCGGCCCAGAAGGCCAGGTCGTGGTTGGGCCAGAGCGAAGCGCCGGTTTCCCGGGCGAGGGTCTTCAGCTTGCGAATGCTGCCGAGCGCGAGATCCTCGCGTTCGCGCCAGCACAGGCCCGGCGCGATCTCGTGCTCGATGTTCTCGGTGAGATCGGCGGCATCGCCGCACAGCAGAACGGGCGGGCCCTTCTGCAATTCGACGAACAACGACATGTGGCCCGCCGTATGGCCGGGCGTGGCGATGGCCCGGACTCCGGGTGCGACGTCGTACTCGCCTTGCATCTCGCGAAAGCGGTGTCCGCCCGCGAGATCGTCGGCGAAATAGCCCATGTCCTCCCCCGCCCGCGCCGATGCCAGTTCGTCGGCCTGCACGTGTACCTCGCAGCCGGGCAGATCGCACAGGCCGCCGGCGTGGTCGAAGTGAAGGTGTCCGACGAACACGACATCCACGTCGGCCGGGGTGAGTCCCAGCTGCGACAGGTGCGAGGACATGCGCTGCGACTCCTCCATGTCCGGTGCGCCGTAGGTGAAGGCGTCCGGGGCGAAGTACCGCGCCCGCTTCGCCGGGTCGGCGATCTTGGAGTAGTCGCAGCCCACGTCGTACAGGATCCGTCCGTTCGGTGTCTCGACGAGATAGGCGAGGATCGGCGCGCGGATGATCACGCCGCTGCCGCGGTTTCGCGTCGAGAGCGTCTTTTCGTAGCGGTGGGTGCCCGTGAGCAGGGCGGTCATGCGGTTGCCGCGCATCTCAGCTTTCCCCCAGCGCCGTCACCGCTTCGTCGACACACGCGACCCGGCCGAACACGCCCCCTTCCACTTCGATGATCCGCATCGATGCCTCGTGCAGGTCGGGGTAGGCCGACGCGCAGGCATCGCGCAGCGTGGTGCAGCGGAATCCTCGGTCGATGGCCGTGCGCAACGTGGAACTCACGCACACCTCCGTCGTGATGCCGCAGATCAGCAGCGACCGGATGCCGCGTGCGAACAGGATCGCCCCCAGGGGCGTTCCTTCGAAGGCGGAAAAGCCTGGCTTGTCGATGACGATCTCGTCCGGGGCCGGGGCAAGCTCGTCGACGATGCCGCTGCCGTGCTCGCCCCGGATCAGCAACCGGCCCAGCGGACCGGGCGATCCCACCCTCGCACCCGTGCGTTCGGTGGCCTCGAGAAACGCGGGCGGCACATCGGAAAGATCCGGTGCGTTGGCTTCACGCGTGTGGACGATCGTGATCCCTGCCTGGCGTGCTGCGGCCAGAATGCGCGCCACGCCCGGAATGGCCCCGCGCAGCATGTCGATGTCGAGCCCCGCCTGAGCGGCATACCCGCGCGCGTCGAGGAAGTCCCTTTGCATGTCGATCACCAGAAGCGCCGTGGTGGCCCGATCGATCTTCATGCGGCGGCTCCATAGGGCGTGCGGAACTGGGCGAGGCATTCGGAGGCGAGCACGCCTCCCACGAGTTCCATGGGCTCCCCCGAGGCTGCATTCATCGTTTCCACCGTCAGGGAGAGCTCGCGCTGGTCTTCGCACAGCGCCTTCACTTCTTCGATCCTGCAGCCGTACACGATGCGGGACATCCGGGCGAGCCACGCGGCCGTAAAGCACATGGCGCACGGCTCCGTGGTGGTGTACAGCGTACAGCCCGTGAGATCCGGCCCCGCCACGCGGCAGGCGGCCCGCACCGCTTCGATCTCGGCATGAAGCGATGGATCGTGCCCGGAGACGGTTCGCTCGTGGGCTCGCGCGAGGATCCGGGCCGTGGCATCGACGACGACGGCGCCGAAGGGCATTTCGCCCATGAGCGTCCCGCGGCCGGCCTCGGCGAGCGCTTCGCGCATGAAGGGTTCGTCGACAGCCAGCATCATCTCCGCCGCCTCGCCCGTCGCTCTCGCGGCGTGCTCAATCGAATTCCTTGTGCACCGCCGCCGCGATGCGCTCCGTCAGTTCCTCCACCATCAGCACGCCTTTCTCGCGCGAGGCGGCCCGGGCCGACGAGAGCACGCCCGAAGGCGGGACCCACTCCGTGTGCGGCGGATAGGTCTCGTAGGGCGGAAAGTCCGCGGGGCCATCGTCCGGAATGAGATCCAGGCGGACGAGGTCCGGGTGGTAGTGGAGCATCATTGAGGTTTCCAGCACCGCCGCGTGCTCCAGCGCGTAGCCGGGGAAACCCTCGGGGAAGATCTTGGCGAGTGTCGGCGCCGTGAAGAAGTCCCAGTAGTCCATCCGCATGACGGACAGCGGCGGCTTGCCGCCGAACTCCCGCATCGCCAGGTCGATACCCTCGATGAGGAACCACTGGTTCTCGTAGTGCCCGTTGCAGAGGACCAGCTTCTTCACACCGTGCCGCGCGAACTCGCGGATCGTGTCACGTACCTGTCCGATGAGCGTTGCGGCATCCAGGCTCGTGGTGCCGCAGAAATGCTGTCCGCCTCCGCACTTGGGCTGGGACTTGTAGCCATAGGCCAGCGGAGGCGCGACGATCCCGGAAACCGCGGTCGCGACGCTCTGCGCGACGGCCGTGGCGAGCAGGTGGTCCGTCCCCAGCGGCAGATGCGGGCCGTGCTGCTCGGTGGCGCCGCAGGGGAGAAAAACCACCGACTCGTCGCGCTGCACCCGGTTGCGATAGTCGGTCCAGCTCATCCGGTTCATCAGTGTTTCGCGTGCGCTCATGAGGTTCGGGCTCCCGTGAACCGGCCGGTCGTGCCGGTGTTTCGTTCGACTGCGATGAGAACCTTCGCCGCGGGGGAGAGGTTCATGCGTGTTCCAGTGCCGGAGGCGCGGAGCTGCCGCGCGCCTCGATCAGGGCGGCGATCACGATCAGAGCGGCGCCCGTCCAACCGAGCGCATCCAGACGCTCGCCGCCGATCCACAGTGCCGTCACAACCGCGGCGAGCAGTTCGAAGAGCACCAGCACGGACGCCCGGCCGGATTCGAGATGGCTGGCTCCGTAGGTCTGCGTCCACATGGCGGCGACCAGCCAGATCAGGGCGAACGCCAGCAGTGCCAGTCCCAGCGCAACGGAGAGCACGGGGCGTCCTACGCCCGTGAACGGCAACAGCAACGCAGCGACGCCGGTGCACCCCACGAACGCCATCAGCATCTTGGGCAGGACCGGTGTCCGGTCCGAAGCGCGCGCGCACAGGTTCTGGGCGGCGTAGAAGAAGCCTGCGCCGATGGCGGCGAAGTCGAGCAGACGCGGTGCCGACGAAAGTACCTCCGGTCCGCCCAGGACCAGCAAGGCGCCGGCGATCGCCATGGCCGCCGCCAGCGACCGTGGGGCGGTGATCTTCTCGCCGAGGAAGAGCCACCCCCCCAATACGCCCCATACGGGGACGAGATAGAAGAGCAGCATCGCCCGGGCGACCTCGCCGAACATCATGGCGGTGGTGAAGCAGGCGTTGGCGAGTCCGCAGAACATGCCCACCCCCGCCACCAGACGCCATTGCGGCAACCAGGCGGCACGCTGACGGAACATCCAGGGGAGGGCCGCGGCGCCGACCAGCCCGTACGCACAGAGCGTGACCGTGATGCCCGTGAGGCCCTGCGTGGCGAAGTACTTGAGCGGCATCCACGTCGTGCCCCACAGGAGTCCGCTCAGAAGAAGGGCTGCGACCGCCATCCGCGCGTTTCCGTTCCGTCTCACGTCACACGACGGTCAGGAACGACACGCCGTGCGCCCCCACGAAAGCATCCGCACGCCGCACGCAGGAACCCACGGAACCGTAATCCGCGTCGAGGATGCGGCGCAGGCGGTTGCGATGAAACGTGCCCAGCAGTTCCGACAGCGGCATCAGCTCGCGTGAGGCCTCGCCATACAGTTCCGCATTGAGCGCGGGGAGCCGGTACCACGGCACGGCGGCACGTTCGTGATGCGCGTTGTGGTAGCCGAAGTTGAGCGTGAGGAGATTGAGCCACGGGAAACGGCGCGACACGATGTTGGAGTACGTGTGAGCCTGTTCGTACGCGCGGTCCCGCCCGTTCATCGGCACGGTGACGTGCTCGTCGTCGGTGAAATACTGCTCGAACGTGTGGTGGAACGCATCGAAGAAATTGAGCGTCGTGAGCAGAAGCCAGTAGGCGATCGCATAGCCCAGGAGGGCCCAGGGCGAGAGCGCGAACAGCGCGGCGAAGAGGGCGAGACGCGTCAGGAGCATGAAGACGATGCGGCCACGGCGGTCGCGCTCTCGCGGCCGGGTGAACGGGCGGAGCATGAGTTGTCCGTGCATCAGCAGCTCGACCGCGGGAAGGTGGGCCCACTCCAGCACGTAGACCACGCGCCGCAGCAGGGGATGGCCACGCAGCAGCGACTTGTAGTCGAACACCGTGACGTCCGCCCGGTCCCGGTGGTGGCGGATGTGCATGTGCCGGATGCGCTCGAACGACGCGTAGGCACCCCCGCAGATCCACGAGACGATCTCGCCGATCACGCGGTTGTGGGTGGCATTCCGAAACAGCGTGTAGTGCGCGGCTTCGTGGATGAGATAGGCAGCGATCACCATGGTATGCGCCGTGAGCAATATGCCGGCCACCACCGCGATCCACGAAGATTGCACGAGCAACGCCAATCCGAGGACGTGGCCCCCGACCGCGTAACCCAGGGCGAGCGTATTAGGAACGATCCCCTCGCGTTCCCGCATCAGGCCGCGGTAGCTGGCCTCCTGCATGGCTTCCGACATGGTGTCTCCCGGTGTTGCGTACGTTTCACGGAGGGCGTAGCCTCCGTTGTGAAAGGAAAAATACCTGTAAAAATGTATGCAAATATCGTTCCGTCCCGCGCCGTGACGGACGCGGAAGCGCCATGGCTCTGACGCGTCAGGCAAAGGCCGCCCGGATCGCGCTAGCGCGGCGCGAAGGGGGTGCGCCGGGAGCGGGCAGACCTGGTGCACCGCGTGCGTCGACGCGTTCCGTTTCGGTGCGTGAGGA
This region of Betaproteobacteria bacterium genomic DNA includes:
- a CDS encoding heme NO-binding domain-containing protein gives rise to the protein MKGVVFTEFLDMVGAKFSPDMADDIIDDADPPSGGAYTAVGTYDHGEIVAMVVALSRRSGVPVPQLLHTFGQHLFGRFVELYPGFFTGITGALDFLERIENVIHVEVLKLYPDAELPRFEIHRDSADSMTMVYRSPRGMGDLAAGLIDGCIAHYGQPVSIDRTTTHDGGEVFSLRRTE
- a CDS encoding ABC transporter substrate-binding protein, whose amino-acid sequence is MFRLVGKSLAALAAFLLLAAPAASWAQGVKQIKLGVVTWIGYGPLYIAESLDLWKKYGLKVQLQNFTDPALLPGAIMSGALDGGLITYDQLVGQVAKGDTMRTVMPLDFSDGGDAVVASVDIKDIPSIKGQKVAYAPLSPSDFLLAFALRKHGLKDSDVQSVGAGPEAVPSAMASGQVKVGVTYEPMVSQITSMEGGKKFHVIYSSRQAPGLLSDVLVFTDKAMKTRPEVVKAVMRGYLDALEMIRTKPNEAAKVIGKALGISEAEVLEQQQAIHALPLPEMLTAFTRSPKPESFYTACAAIADILLSKKQIPKLPKCEDTMNTQFIQALLKK
- a CDS encoding N-acyl homoserine lactonase family protein, with amino-acid sequence MRGNRMTALLTGTHRYEKTLSTRNRGSGVIIRAPILAYLVETPNGRILYDVGCDYSKIADPAKRARYFAPDAFTYGAPDMEESQRMSSHLSQLGLTPADVDVVFVGHLHFDHAGGLCDLPGCEVHVQADELASARAGEDMGYFADDLAGGHRFREMQGEYDVAPGVRAIATPGHTAGHMSLFVELQKGPPVLLCGDAADLTENIEHEIAPGLCWREREDLALGSIRKLKTLARETGASLWPNHDLAFWAGTMAASQWH
- a CDS encoding cysteine hydrolase, translating into MKIDRATTALLVIDMQRDFLDARGYAAQAGLDIDMLRGAIPGVARILAAARQAGITIVHTREANAPDLSDVPPAFLEATERTGARVGSPGPLGRLLIRGEHGSGIVDELAPAPDEIVIDKPGFSAFEGTPLGAILFARGIRSLLICGITTEVCVSSTLRTAIDRGFRCTTLRDACASAYPDLHEASMRIIEVEGGVFGRVACVDEAVTALGES
- a CDS encoding nucleoside deaminase, coding for MLAVDEPFMREALAEAGRGTLMGEMPFGAVVVDATARILARAHERTVSGHDPSLHAEIEAVRAACRVAGPDLTGCTLYTTTEPCAMCFTAAWLARMSRIVYGCRIEEVKALCEDQRELSLTVETMNAASGEPMELVGGVLASECLAQFRTPYGAAA
- a CDS encoding creatininase, whose product is MSARETLMNRMSWTDYRNRVQRDESVVFLPCGATEQHGPHLPLGTDHLLATAVAQSVATAVSGIVAPPLAYGYKSQPKCGGGQHFCGTTSLDAATLIGQVRDTIREFARHGVKKLVLCNGHYENQWFLIEGIDLAMREFGGKPPLSVMRMDYWDFFTAPTLAKIFPEGFPGYALEHAAVLETSMMLHYHPDLVRLDLIPDDGPADFPPYETYPPHTEWVPPSGVLSSARAASREKGVLMVEELTERIAAAVHKEFD
- a CDS encoding DMT family transporter, giving the protein MAVAALLLSGLLWGTTWMPLKYFATQGLTGITVTLCAYGLVGAAALPWMFRQRAAWLPQWRLVAGVGMFCGLANACFTTAMMFGEVARAMLLFYLVPVWGVLGGWLFLGEKITAPRSLAAAMAIAGALLVLGGPEVLSSAPRLLDFAAIGAGFFYAAQNLCARASDRTPVLPKMLMAFVGCTGVAALLLPFTGVGRPVLSVALGLALLAFALIWLVAAMWTQTYGASHLESGRASVLVLFELLAAVVTALWIGGERLDALGWTGAALIVIAALIEARGSSAPPALEHA
- a CDS encoding fatty acid desaturase, with the protein product MSEAMQEASYRGLMREREGIVPNTLALGYAVGGHVLGLALLVQSSWIAVVAGILLTAHTMVIAAYLIHEAAHYTLFRNATHNRVIGEIVSWICGGAYASFERIRHMHIRHHRDRADVTVFDYKSLLRGHPLLRRVVYVLEWAHLPAVELLMHGQLMLRPFTRPRERDRRGRIVFMLLTRLALFAALFALSPWALLGYAIAYWLLLTTLNFFDAFHHTFEQYFTDDEHVTVPMNGRDRAYEQAHTYSNIVSRRFPWLNLLTLNFGYHNAHHERAAVPWYRLPALNAELYGEASRELMPLSELLGTFHRNRLRRILDADYGSVGSCVRRADAFVGAHGVSFLTVV